In Alistipes ihumii AP11, a genomic segment contains:
- a CDS encoding helix-turn-helix domain-containing protein, with protein sequence MTNKSTDSKIHIAREPASGEIVPFIRLRGWYTVVLRDSMPESETAYGRKLYDFAEGTLTFGSPETSPATIHMKTDAPIRRFLAFRPDLLCPAYRRQAMKDYSFFAYDQSEALHLSHREKQTIVRCMDDLGEEAGHSADTHSDSLLSGLLECLLDYCMRYYERQFITRGPANEQLMRQYESVLDGYIRAGKLRTRGFPTAEYCSQRLGLSSAYFSDMVEHETGKRPETYVELKRMQIARQRLLTTKAPVRAIAEELGFPSSQFFCSLFKKITGLTPDRYRTLC encoded by the coding sequence ATGACAAACAAATCGACCGATTCGAAGATTCATATCGCCAGGGAACCGGCCTCCGGAGAGATCGTTCCCTTTATCCGCCTCCGGGGATGGTATACCGTCGTTCTGAGGGATTCTATGCCGGAAAGCGAAACGGCATACGGCCGGAAACTCTACGATTTCGCCGAAGGAACGCTGACATTCGGCAGCCCGGAAACATCGCCGGCAACCATTCATATGAAAACGGACGCTCCCATCAGACGGTTCCTCGCATTCCGTCCCGACCTTCTGTGCCCGGCATACAGGCGACAGGCCATGAAGGATTACTCGTTTTTCGCCTATGACCAGAGCGAGGCGCTGCACCTGTCGCACAGGGAAAAGCAAACGATCGTCCGATGTATGGACGACCTCGGCGAGGAAGCCGGCCATTCGGCAGACACTCACAGCGATTCGCTTCTGTCGGGACTTTTGGAATGCTTGCTGGACTACTGCATGCGCTACTATGAAAGGCAATTCATCACGCGCGGTCCGGCCAACGAACAACTGATGCGGCAATACGAATCGGTTCTGGACGGCTATATCCGGGCCGGGAAACTGAGAACGCGCGGGTTTCCTACGGCCGAATACTGTTCGCAACGGCTCGGACTATCGTCCGCATACTTCTCGGATATGGTGGAGCACGAAACGGGCAAGCGGCCGGAGACATACGTCGAACTCAAGCGCATGCAAATAGCCCGGCAAAGACTCCTGACCACGAAAGCGCCCGTCCGTGCGATCGCCGAGGAGCTGGGATTTCCGTCCTCGCAATTCTTTTGCTCGCTGTTCAAAAAGATCACCGGCCTGACGCCCGACCGTTATCGGACGCTCTGCTGA
- a CDS encoding helix-turn-helix domain-containing protein gives MQTNEIIQVNTIDQYNKLFGIETRHPLIGIVDLNRPEQLIPYKMNIGFYALFLKEEVCGELTYGRGRYDYQEGTVVALAPGQIVGLNNPSGVKPPASKGLLFHPDLIRGTALGQEIRNYQFFSYEANEALHLSLEERRIVADCLNKIATELEHPIDKHSRRLITAHIGVLLDYCLRFYDRQFTTRSEQNRDVIVRFERLLDEYFESSMPQSEGLPSVRYFAEKVFLSPNYFGDMVRKQTGKTASEYIQTKIIERAKENLLSSDKTTSQIALELGFQYPQHLSRMFKRIVGCTPNEFRTRD, from the coding sequence ATGCAAACGAACGAGATCATTCAGGTGAACACGATCGACCAGTACAACAAGCTGTTCGGCATCGAGACCCGGCACCCGCTGATCGGAATCGTCGATCTGAACAGACCCGAGCAACTGATTCCCTACAAGATGAACATCGGGTTCTACGCCTTGTTCCTCAAAGAGGAAGTATGCGGCGAACTGACCTACGGACGCGGCAGGTACGACTATCAGGAGGGCACGGTCGTAGCGCTCGCTCCCGGCCAGATCGTCGGTCTGAACAACCCCTCGGGAGTGAAGCCTCCCGCCTCGAAGGGCCTGCTGTTCCATCCCGATCTGATCCGGGGCACGGCGCTCGGGCAGGAGATCAGGAACTATCAGTTCTTTTCCTACGAGGCCAACGAAGCCCTGCATCTGTCGCTGGAGGAACGTCGGATCGTCGCCGACTGTCTGAACAAGATCGCAACGGAACTGGAACATCCGATCGACAAGCACAGCCGCCGCCTGATTACGGCCCATATCGGCGTGCTGCTCGACTATTGTCTGCGTTTCTACGACCGCCAGTTCACGACCCGCAGCGAGCAGAACCGCGACGTCATCGTACGGTTCGAGCGACTGCTGGACGAATATTTCGAAAGCTCGATGCCGCAAAGCGAGGGACTGCCTTCGGTCCGATACTTCGCGGAAAAGGTATTCCTCTCTCCGAACTATTTCGGCGACATGGTACGCAAGCAAACCGGGAAAACGGCCTCGGAGTACATACAGACGAAGATAATCGAACGGGCCAAGGAAAATCTGCTCTCCTCGGACAAAACGACGAGCCAGATCGCACTCGAACTCGGATTCCAGTACCCGCAGCACCTGAGCCGGATGTTCAAGCGCATCGTCGGATGTACGCCCAACGAATTCCGGACCCGGGACTGA
- a CDS encoding TIGR04076 family protein, which produces MKKVKITVLRATFNEDLALEYGMPGLKPCSVMKQGQVFYAAHAKPDGFCDGAWRTIYQYVFALANGARSFYYNDWIRQPGVAIACCNDGLRPVFFKLEATDEEVGAPIEP; this is translated from the coding sequence ATGAAGAAGGTGAAAATTACCGTGCTGCGCGCGACTTTCAACGAGGATTTGGCTCTCGAGTACGGGATGCCCGGCCTCAAGCCCTGCTCCGTGATGAAACAGGGGCAGGTGTTCTATGCGGCTCATGCTAAGCCGGACGGCTTCTGTGACGGAGCTTGGCGAACGATATACCAGTATGTCTTCGCTTTGGCTAACGGAGCGCGGTCGTTCTATTACAACGATTGGATCCGCCAGCCGGGAGTGGCTATCGCTTGTTGCAACGACGGACTTCGTCCCGTGTTTTTCAAGCTGGAGGCCACCGACGAGGAGGTCGGAGCGCCGATCGAGCCGTGA
- a CDS encoding DUF3737 family protein produces MKRIVGNEFGGERPLFASCDLCLEDVTVHAGESALKECRNIEAVGCRFEGKYPFWHNDGFVIRKCLFTEGARAALWYSRDLRMSDTRVEAPKMFREMDGVRLENVQIPNAQETLWHCRNVDLKNVRADRADYLFLHGENIRIEDYVQNGNYSFQYCRNVTIRDAEIHSKDAFWNSEDVTVYDSVLDGEYLGWHSKRLKLVNCRISGTQPLCYAQDLVMENCTMDDDCDLAFEYSTLRADIKGCVRSVKNPRSGSITAGGYGEIILDAHVKAPADCEIRVGGERNCFSA; encoded by the coding sequence ATGAAACGGATTGTCGGTAACGAATTCGGAGGCGAACGCCCGCTTTTCGCCTCGTGCGACCTTTGTCTGGAGGACGTGACCGTTCATGCGGGCGAGTCGGCGCTCAAGGAGTGTCGTAACATCGAGGCCGTGGGGTGTCGCTTCGAGGGAAAATATCCTTTCTGGCATAACGACGGCTTTGTCATAAGGAAATGTCTTTTTACGGAGGGAGCCCGCGCTGCGCTGTGGTATTCGCGCGATCTGCGCATGAGCGACACCCGGGTCGAGGCGCCGAAGATGTTTCGCGAGATGGACGGTGTCCGGCTCGAGAACGTGCAGATTCCTAACGCGCAGGAGACGCTGTGGCATTGCCGTAACGTGGACCTGAAAAACGTTCGGGCGGACCGTGCCGACTACCTTTTCCTGCACGGTGAGAATATCCGGATCGAGGATTACGTGCAGAACGGGAACTATTCTTTCCAATATTGCCGTAACGTGACGATCCGCGATGCCGAGATTCATTCGAAGGATGCGTTTTGGAATTCGGAGGACGTGACGGTTTACGATTCGGTGCTCGACGGCGAATACCTCGGCTGGCACTCGAAGCGGCTGAAGCTGGTGAACTGCCGGATTTCCGGCACGCAGCCCCTGTGCTATGCGCAGGACCTGGTGATGGAGAACTGCACGATGGACGACGATTGCGATCTGGCGTTCGAGTACTCGACGCTTCGGGCCGACATCAAAGGTTGCGTCCGCAGCGTGAAAAATCCTCGCAGCGGTTCGATCACGGCCGGCGGCTACGGCGAGATCATTCTCGATGCGCATGTCAAGGCGCCGGCCGACTGCGAGATACGGGTCGGAGGCGAGAGAAACTGTTTTTCGGCTTGA